From the Takifugu flavidus isolate HTHZ2018 chromosome 12, ASM371156v2, whole genome shotgun sequence genome, one window contains:
- the tsen34 gene encoding tRNA-splicing endonuclease subunit Sen34 isoform X1, with the protein MGEPEGAPPRPPAVGVSLCDSAPLLWRLEDLRSVRARALVGTLLGSLPRTPRQNLRLGRPLLLLPEEERVLSEEHAAGALPARDQQGGDVELKVRQHQEEQQRSYEEQRVLALEDKKSALLRVRTASPTGPEVSLDRALQERLHAAQQNFGFPPSAMAVQLSTARAGLAHCSESRALLQADWPIRDQNPRSANRYQVFRDLRRRGFYLTSAGKFGGDFLVYPGDPLRFHAHFIAVCVSADESVCVLDILAVARLGSNVKKTVLLCSAGPDADVLYTSVQWSGMS; encoded by the exons ATGGGGGAACCAGAGGGGGCCCCGCCCCGTCCTCCTGCCGTGGGGGTCAGCCTGTGTGActctgcccccctgctgtggaggcTGGAGGACCTGCGCTCCGTCCGGGCTCGGGCTTTGGTCGGGACCCTGCTCGGGTCGCTGCCCCGGACCCCCCGGCAGAACCTGCGACTGGGCcgaccgctgctgctgctgcccgaGGAGGAGAGGGTCCTGAGTGAGGAGCACGCTGCTGGCGCCTTACCTGCGCGTGACCAG CAGGGAGGAGACGTAGAGCTGAAGGTGAGgcagcaccaggaggagcagcagaggagctaTGAGGAGCAGAGAGTTCTGGCTCTGGAGGACAAGAAGTCGGCTCTCCTGCGGGTCAGGACCGCCTCCCCCACAG GTCCGGAGGTCAGTTTGGACCGGGCCCTGCAGGAGCGGCTGCACGCTGCCCAGCAGAACTTTGGCTTTCCCCCGTCGGCCATGGCGGTCCAGCTCAGCACGGCGAGGGCCGGGCTCGCCCACTGTTCCGAGTCCCGGGCCTTGTTGCAGGCCGACTGGCCAATCAGAGACCAGAATCCTCGCTCCGCCAACAGGTACCAGGTGTTCAGAGAcctgaggaggcggggcttctACCTTACCTCAGCAGGAAAGTTCGGTGGAGACTTCTTGGTGTATCCAG GTGACCCTCTGCGCTTCCACGCCCACTTCAtcgccgtgtgtgtgtctgcggacGAGTCCGTCTGTGTGCTGGACATCCTGGCGGTGGCTCGTCTGGGGTCCAACGTGAAAAAGACGGTTCTTCTGTGCTCAGCAGGACCAGACGCAGACGTTCTGTACACCTCCGTGCAGTGGAGTGGCATGTcttag
- the tsen34 gene encoding tRNA-splicing endonuclease subunit Sen34 isoform X2 has translation MGEPEGAPPRPPAVGVSLCDSAPLLWRLEDLRSVRARALVGTLLGSLPRTPRQNLRLGRPLLLLPEEERVLSEEHAAGALPARDQGGDVELKVRQHQEEQQRSYEEQRVLALEDKKSALLRVRTASPTGPEVSLDRALQERLHAAQQNFGFPPSAMAVQLSTARAGLAHCSESRALLQADWPIRDQNPRSANRYQVFRDLRRRGFYLTSAGKFGGDFLVYPGDPLRFHAHFIAVCVSADESVCVLDILAVARLGSNVKKTVLLCSAGPDADVLYTSVQWSGMS, from the exons ATGGGGGAACCAGAGGGGGCCCCGCCCCGTCCTCCTGCCGTGGGGGTCAGCCTGTGTGActctgcccccctgctgtggaggcTGGAGGACCTGCGCTCCGTCCGGGCTCGGGCTTTGGTCGGGACCCTGCTCGGGTCGCTGCCCCGGACCCCCCGGCAGAACCTGCGACTGGGCcgaccgctgctgctgctgcccgaGGAGGAGAGGGTCCTGAGTGAGGAGCACGCTGCTGGCGCCTTACCTGCGCGTGACCAG GGAGGAGACGTAGAGCTGAAGGTGAGgcagcaccaggaggagcagcagaggagctaTGAGGAGCAGAGAGTTCTGGCTCTGGAGGACAAGAAGTCGGCTCTCCTGCGGGTCAGGACCGCCTCCCCCACAG GTCCGGAGGTCAGTTTGGACCGGGCCCTGCAGGAGCGGCTGCACGCTGCCCAGCAGAACTTTGGCTTTCCCCCGTCGGCCATGGCGGTCCAGCTCAGCACGGCGAGGGCCGGGCTCGCCCACTGTTCCGAGTCCCGGGCCTTGTTGCAGGCCGACTGGCCAATCAGAGACCAGAATCCTCGCTCCGCCAACAGGTACCAGGTGTTCAGAGAcctgaggaggcggggcttctACCTTACCTCAGCAGGAAAGTTCGGTGGAGACTTCTTGGTGTATCCAG GTGACCCTCTGCGCTTCCACGCCCACTTCAtcgccgtgtgtgtgtctgcggacGAGTCCGTCTGTGTGCTGGACATCCTGGCGGTGGCTCGTCTGGGGTCCAACGTGAAAAAGACGGTTCTTCTGTGCTCAGCAGGACCAGACGCAGACGTTCTGTACACCTCCGTGCAGTGGAGTGGCATGTcttag
- the eif2a gene encoding eukaryotic translation initiation factor 2A yields the protein MAPPAPLLAVRGSVGTSLLHGPPLCEPHSGFSRDSKASRCLAFSRDGTLFSWCNGQDVAVVKCSDGSVVSRFDLPKTSLLDFSPRGTILVTWQVYSKTPSSPQGEANLQLWDVQSGQLIKALFQKKMEAWCPSWSDGEQLCVRSVNNELHFYENNDFNTIANKLHMQKVSDFKLSPGDQPSKVAVYVPGTKGAPSFVRLYQYPALAGPAAALANKSFFKADKVDMQWNHKGTAVLVTASVDVDKTGASYYGEQTLHYLATNGETAAVQLPKNGPIYDVAWSPNSSQFCVVFGFMPAKATIYNLNCDPVFDFGTGPRNAAYYSPQGHILVLAGFGNLQGQMEVWDLKKYKQVSKPQARDSTHFSWCPDGEHIVTATCSPRLRVSNGFRIWHYTGSVLHKHEVAAGSELWEVCWQPFPEGVFPERAISYQSAPSELGTTQTTVKQAYRPPALRHLPAKPSARLQEEEPPQDLRAGGKVPSKVALKNQKKREAKKAARQEGKAAAAPDPPAAQSRAELHTCEPESDKKMKNIKKKLKAIEQLKEMQASGEVLQKNQLEKIQKEEQLLQELQELEIRP from the exons ATGGCGCCGCCTGCTCCGCTTCTGGCAG TGCGAGGATCAGTTGGAACGTCGCTGCTCCACGGACCGCCGCTCTGTGAGCCGCATTCAGGCTTCAGCAG GGACTCCAAAGCCAGCAGGTGTTTAGCCTTCAGCAGAGATGGGACACTGTTCAGCTGGTGCAACGGTCAAGA CGTCGCCGTGGTCAAGTGTTCCGACGGTTCTGTCGTGTCAAGATTTGACCTCCCGAAGACGTCTCTACTGGACTTTTCTCCACGGGGGACTATTCTGGTCACCTGGCAGGTGTATAGCA AAACTCCAAGCAGTCCTCAGGGTGAAGCCAATCTCCAGCTGTGGGATGTGCAGAGCGGTCAGCTGATCAAAGCTCTGTTtcagaagaagatggaggccTG GTGTCCCAGCTGGTCCGATGGCGAGCAGCTCTGTGTGAGGAGCGTCAACAATGAACTTCATTTCTATGAGAACAACGACTTCA ACACGATTGCCAACAAACTTCACATGCAGAAAGTTTCTGATTTCAAGTTGTCGCCTGGAGACCAGCCCAGTAAG GTCGCCGTGTATGTCCCGGGGACTAAAGGAGCGCCGTCCTTCGTGCGCCTGTACCAGTACCCGGCGCTGGCCGGACCCGCCGCCGCGCTGGCCAACAAGAGCTTCTTCAAGGCCGACAAGGTCGACATGCAGTGGAACCACAAAG GCACCGCGGTTCTGGTGACGGCCAGCGTGGACGTTGACAAAACCGGGGCGTCGTACTACGGCGAGCAGACGCTGCATTACCTCGCCACCAACGGGGAGACGGCCGCCGTCCAGCTCC CCAAGAACGGACCCATCTACGACGTGGCCTGGAGTCCAAACTCCTCACAGTTCTGCGTGGTGTTCGGCTTCATGCCGGCCAAAGCCACCATCTACAACTTGAACTGCGATCCGGTATTCGACTTTGGAACTGGACCTCGAAACGCTGCGTACTACAG TCCGCAGGGTCACATCCTGGTTCTGGCTGGATTTGGGAACCTTCAGGGTCAAATGGAGGTGTGGGACCTGAAGAAATACAAACAG GTGTCCAAACCTCAAGCACGGGACTCCACACATTTCTCCTGGTGTCCTGATGGTGAGCACATCGTCACAGCCACGTGTTCTCCCAGGCTGCGCGTGAGCAACGGGTTCCGGATCTGGCACTACACCGGCTCGGTTCTGCACAAGCACGAGGTGGCGGCGGGCTCGGAGCTGTGGGAGGTGTGCTGGCAGCCCTTTCCAGAGGGCGTGTTCCCCGAGCGGGCCATCAGCTACCAGTCCGCCCCCAGTGAGCTGGGCACCACCCAGACCACGGTCAAGCAGGCGTACCGCCCCCCCGCCCTCAGACACCTGCCGGCCAAGCCCAGCGCCCGACTG CAAGAGGAAGAGCCTCCGCAGGACCTGCGAGCTGGAGGAAAGGTTCCGTCCAAAGTAGCGCTTAAAAACCAGAAGAAACGAGAAGCCAAGAAAGCGGCCAGACAG GAGggcaaagctgcagctgctccggaTCCTCCTGCGGCTCAGAGCCGAGCGGAGCTGCACACCTGCGAGCCGGAGTCTGACAAGAAGATGAAGAACATAAAGAAG AAACTGAAGGCCAtcgagcagctgaaggagatgcAGGCGTCAGGGGAGGTGCTGCAGAAGAACCAG ctggaGAAGATCcaaaaggaggagcagctgctgcaggagctgcaggagctggagatccgGCCTTAA
- the clrn1 gene encoding clarin-1 isoform X2 gives MCHFGACTHTHTTCCRFGSTHRRRICSLSGSMTNTVKRLVALLPEEGLPDLVRESSWSGGDARSALPRVGRRRLGALWGGSALIRRFCLDPRQRRIMPSPQKRLVFSVSGLLSFLCALTAAVATGLPSWLSGTVLCRTGAELVNATGAELDKFLGELSYGLFHGVRVKQCGLGGRASRFSSATGFFFFNAFGRPYEMLQGPVGLYLWTSISGLCSCLVLVLFAAEVKLHHLSDRIANFSEVTFTFEAYREQYDRCFWLFFLIFLIHGLNLALIRLTGVQFHFHKPKELDPSGGAADLMY, from the exons ATGTGCCACTTTggcgcatgcacgcacacgcacacgacATGTTGCCGTTTTGGATCCACCCACAGACGGCGGATCTGTTCCCTCAGTGGATCGATGACAAACACGGTGAAACGTCTTGTTGCCCTTCTGCCGGAAGAGGGCCTCCCTGACCTGGTGCGGGAGAGCTCCTGGAGCGGCGGTGACGCGCGCTCGGCCCTCCCACGGGTCGGGAGGAGGAGACTGGGGGCTTTGTGGGGGGGTTCTGCCCTCATCCGGCGCTTCTGCCTCGACCCGCGGCAGCGTCGCATCATGCCGAGCCCACAGAAGCGGCTGGTCTTCTCTGTCTCCGGACTCTTGAGCTTCCTGTGCGCGCTGACCGCCGCCGTGGCCACCGGCCTGCCGTCCTGGCTCAGCGGGACCGTGCTGTGCCGGACCGGAGCCGAGCTGGTCAACGCCACCGGGGCGGAGCTGGACAAGTTCCTGGGCGAGCTGAGCTACGGGCTTTTCCACGGCGTCAGGGTGAAGCAGTGCGGCCTCGGAGGGAGAGCGTCCCGCTTCTCAT CGGCCAccggcttcttcttcttcaatgCCTTCGGGAGACCGTACGAGATGCTGCAAGGCCCCGTGGGACTTTACCTGTGGACCTCCATCAGTG gtctgtgcagctgtcTGGTCCTGGTTCTGTTCGCGGCCGAGGTGAAGCTCCACCATCTGTCCGACCGCATCGCCAACTTCAGCGAAGTCACCTTCACCTTTGAGGCTTACAGGGAGCAGTATGATCGCTGCTTCtggctcttcttcctcatcttcctcatccacGGACTCAACCTGGCGCTGATCCGGCTCACGGGGGTCCAGTTCCACTTCCACAAGCCTAAAGAGCTGGATCCCAGTGGGGGGGCGGCAGATCTCATGTACTGA
- the serp1 gene encoding stress-associated endoplasmic reticulum protein 1, protein MVAKQRIRMANEKHSKNITQRGNVAKTTRSLSEDKGVGPWLLALFIFVVCGSAIFQIIQSIRMGI, encoded by the exons ATGGTGGCCAAACAGAGGATCCGAATGGCGAACGAGAAACACAGTAAAAACATCACCCAGCGAGGCAACGTGGCCAAGACAACG AGGAGTTTGTCCGAGGACAAAGGTGTGGGTCCGTGGCTGCTGGCGCTCTTCATCTTCGTGGTGTGTGGTTCAG CCATCTTCCAGATCATCCAGAGCATCAGGATGGGCATTTAG
- the tsen34 gene encoding tRNA-splicing endonuclease subunit Sen34 isoform X3 → MGEPEGAPPRPPAVGVSLCDSAPLLWRLEDLRSVRARALVGTLLGSLPRTPRQNLRLGRPLLLLPEEERVLSEEHAAGALPARDQQGGDVELKVRQHQEEQQRSYEEQRVLALEDKKSALLRVRTASPTGPEVSLDRALQERLHAAQQNFGFPPSAMAVQLSTARAGLAHCSESRALLQADWPIRDQNPRSANRYQVFRDLRRRGFYLTSAGKFGGDFLVYPGDPLQHLVSFAR, encoded by the exons ATGGGGGAACCAGAGGGGGCCCCGCCCCGTCCTCCTGCCGTGGGGGTCAGCCTGTGTGActctgcccccctgctgtggaggcTGGAGGACCTGCGCTCCGTCCGGGCTCGGGCTTTGGTCGGGACCCTGCTCGGGTCGCTGCCCCGGACCCCCCGGCAGAACCTGCGACTGGGCcgaccgctgctgctgctgcccgaGGAGGAGAGGGTCCTGAGTGAGGAGCACGCTGCTGGCGCCTTACCTGCGCGTGACCAG CAGGGAGGAGACGTAGAGCTGAAGGTGAGgcagcaccaggaggagcagcagaggagctaTGAGGAGCAGAGAGTTCTGGCTCTGGAGGACAAGAAGTCGGCTCTCCTGCGGGTCAGGACCGCCTCCCCCACAG GTCCGGAGGTCAGTTTGGACCGGGCCCTGCAGGAGCGGCTGCACGCTGCCCAGCAGAACTTTGGCTTTCCCCCGTCGGCCATGGCGGTCCAGCTCAGCACGGCGAGGGCCGGGCTCGCCCACTGTTCCGAGTCCCGGGCCTTGTTGCAGGCCGACTGGCCAATCAGAGACCAGAATCCTCGCTCCGCCAACAGGTACCAGGTGTTCAGAGAcctgaggaggcggggcttctACCTTACCTCAGCAGGAAAGTTCGGTGGAGACTTCTTGGTGTATCCAG GTGACCCTCTGCAACACCTTGTTTCCTTCGCCAGGTGA
- the mmp23bb gene encoding matrix metallopeptidase 23bb isoform X2, producing the protein MFQTVAETFTAPRSKRYVINPLGHKWRHHNITYRILKFPNTLNVDDTRKAIGIAFAKWSGVSPLTFTEVTNSNTTVDISIGFYTFNHTDCWWSPLHPCFDGLNGELAHAFLPPRGEIHFDNHEFWILGKSRFSWKQGVWLNDLVQVAAHEIGHALGLWHSRDPTALMHPNATYTGQRNVAQDDVWGIQRLYGCLDKKRVCDPWARLGFCEQRRTFMKKNCPRRCNLCFEPLEALATPTSPPANLKVKMVPRGKVVGFRCGTKSPRPAPKISWYKDGEQILNSIPGYIVMKDRDLRIIANEYNEGVYTCRVHRRGDFVSTNSWAIRLKPDRPTNS; encoded by the exons atgtttcagaCAGTAGCAGAAACTTTCACAGCACCCAGAAGTAAACGCTACGTCATCAACCCTCTGGGACACAAGTGGAGGCACCACAACATCACTTACAG GATCCTAAAGTTTCCGAACACGCTGAACGTGGACGACACCAGGAAGGCCATCGGCATCGCCTTCGCTAAGTGGAGCGGCGTGTCGCCTTTGACCTTCACCGAGGtcaccaacagcaacacaacGGTGGACATCTCCATTG gcttCTACACCTTTAACCACACGGACTGCTGGTGGTCGCCACTCCACCCGTGCTTCGACGGCCTGAATGGCGAGCTGGCTCACGCCTTCCTGCCGCCTCGAGGAGAAATCCACTTCGACAATCACGAGTTCTGGATCCTTGGAAAATCCAGGTTCAGCTGGAAACAAG GGGTGTGGCTCAATGACCTGGTCCAGGTCGCGGCCCACGAGATCGGCCATGCTCTCGGACTGTGGCACTCAAGAGACCCGACGGCCCTGATGCATCCCAACGCCACCTACACGGGCCAGAGGAACGTTGCCCAGGACGACGTGTGGGGCATCCAAAGACTCTACG GGTGCCTGGACAAGAAGCGGGTCTGTGATCCGTGGGCTCGCCTGGGCTTCTGTGAGCAGAGGAGGACTTTCATGAAGAAGAACTGTCCTCGGCGCTGCAACCTCTGCTTCG AGCCTCTGGAAGCTCTCGCTACACCAACATCTCCACCAGCCAACCTCAAGGTCAAGATGGTGCCGCGAGGCAAAGTGGTGGGATTCCGCTGCGGAACCAAGAGCCCCCGACCGGCACCTAAAATCAG CTGGTATAAAGATGGCGAGCAGATCCTCAACTCCATCCCAGGCTACATCGTCATGAAGGACAGAGACCTGCGTATCATCGCCAACGAGTACAACGAAGGCGTCTACACCTGCCGCGTCCATCGACGGGGAGACTTCGTGTCCACCAACTCTTGGGCCATCCGACTCAAACCTGACCGGCCGACCAACAGCTGA
- the clrn1 gene encoding clarin-1 isoform X1 — MCHFGACTHTHTTCCRFGSTHRRRICSLSGSMTNTVKRLVALLPEEGLPDLVRESSWSGGDARSALPRVGRRRLGALWGGSALIRRFCLDPRQRRIMPSPQKRLVFSVSGLLSFLCALTAAVATGLPSWLSGTVLCRTGAELVNATGAELDKFLGELSYGLFHGVRVKQCGLGGRASRFSFFSELLTVMPAGLHVTVIFFCGVVILLSSAATGFFFFNAFGRPYEMLQGPVGLYLWTSISGLCSCLVLVLFAAEVKLHHLSDRIANFSEVTFTFEAYREQYDRCFWLFFLIFLIHGLNLALIRLTGVQFHFHKPKELDPSGGAADLMY, encoded by the exons ATGTGCCACTTTggcgcatgcacgcacacgcacacgacATGTTGCCGTTTTGGATCCACCCACAGACGGCGGATCTGTTCCCTCAGTGGATCGATGACAAACACGGTGAAACGTCTTGTTGCCCTTCTGCCGGAAGAGGGCCTCCCTGACCTGGTGCGGGAGAGCTCCTGGAGCGGCGGTGACGCGCGCTCGGCCCTCCCACGGGTCGGGAGGAGGAGACTGGGGGCTTTGTGGGGGGGTTCTGCCCTCATCCGGCGCTTCTGCCTCGACCCGCGGCAGCGTCGCATCATGCCGAGCCCACAGAAGCGGCTGGTCTTCTCTGTCTCCGGACTCTTGAGCTTCCTGTGCGCGCTGACCGCCGCCGTGGCCACCGGCCTGCCGTCCTGGCTCAGCGGGACCGTGCTGTGCCGGACCGGAGCCGAGCTGGTCAACGCCACCGGGGCGGAGCTGGACAAGTTCCTGGGCGAGCTGAGCTACGGGCTTTTCCACGGCGTCAGGGTGAAGCAGTGCGGCCTCGGAGGGAGAGCGTCCCGCTTCTCAT TCTTCTCAGAGCTGCTGACTGTCATGCCCGCCGGCCTCCATGTCACTgtcatcttcttctgtggtgtcgtCATCCTTCTCTCCTCAGCGGCCAccggcttcttcttcttcaatgCCTTCGGGAGACCGTACGAGATGCTGCAAGGCCCCGTGGGACTTTACCTGTGGACCTCCATCAGTG gtctgtgcagctgtcTGGTCCTGGTTCTGTTCGCGGCCGAGGTGAAGCTCCACCATCTGTCCGACCGCATCGCCAACTTCAGCGAAGTCACCTTCACCTTTGAGGCTTACAGGGAGCAGTATGATCGCTGCTTCtggctcttcttcctcatcttcctcatccacGGACTCAACCTGGCGCTGATCCGGCTCACGGGGGTCCAGTTCCACTTCCACAAGCCTAAAGAGCTGGATCCCAGTGGGGGGGCGGCAGATCTCATGTACTGA
- the mmp23bb gene encoding matrix metallopeptidase 23bb isoform X1, with translation MTGHVMMDHHAAALLLLLLLKTWTVAETFTAPRSKRYVINPLGHKWRHHNITYRILKFPNTLNVDDTRKAIGIAFAKWSGVSPLTFTEVTNSNTTVDISIGFYTFNHTDCWWSPLHPCFDGLNGELAHAFLPPRGEIHFDNHEFWILGKSRFSWKQGVWLNDLVQVAAHEIGHALGLWHSRDPTALMHPNATYTGQRNVAQDDVWGIQRLYGCLDKKRVCDPWARLGFCEQRRTFMKKNCPRRCNLCFEPLEALATPTSPPANLKVKMVPRGKVVGFRCGTKSPRPAPKISWYKDGEQILNSIPGYIVMKDRDLRIIANEYNEGVYTCRVHRRGDFVSTNSWAIRLKPDRPTNS, from the exons aCAGTAGCAGAAACTTTCACAGCACCCAGAAGTAAACGCTACGTCATCAACCCTCTGGGACACAAGTGGAGGCACCACAACATCACTTACAG GATCCTAAAGTTTCCGAACACGCTGAACGTGGACGACACCAGGAAGGCCATCGGCATCGCCTTCGCTAAGTGGAGCGGCGTGTCGCCTTTGACCTTCACCGAGGtcaccaacagcaacacaacGGTGGACATCTCCATTG gcttCTACACCTTTAACCACACGGACTGCTGGTGGTCGCCACTCCACCCGTGCTTCGACGGCCTGAATGGCGAGCTGGCTCACGCCTTCCTGCCGCCTCGAGGAGAAATCCACTTCGACAATCACGAGTTCTGGATCCTTGGAAAATCCAGGTTCAGCTGGAAACAAG GGGTGTGGCTCAATGACCTGGTCCAGGTCGCGGCCCACGAGATCGGCCATGCTCTCGGACTGTGGCACTCAAGAGACCCGACGGCCCTGATGCATCCCAACGCCACCTACACGGGCCAGAGGAACGTTGCCCAGGACGACGTGTGGGGCATCCAAAGACTCTACG GGTGCCTGGACAAGAAGCGGGTCTGTGATCCGTGGGCTCGCCTGGGCTTCTGTGAGCAGAGGAGGACTTTCATGAAGAAGAACTGTCCTCGGCGCTGCAACCTCTGCTTCG AGCCTCTGGAAGCTCTCGCTACACCAACATCTCCACCAGCCAACCTCAAGGTCAAGATGGTGCCGCGAGGCAAAGTGGTGGGATTCCGCTGCGGAACCAAGAGCCCCCGACCGGCACCTAAAATCAG CTGGTATAAAGATGGCGAGCAGATCCTCAACTCCATCCCAGGCTACATCGTCATGAAGGACAGAGACCTGCGTATCATCGCCAACGAGTACAACGAAGGCGTCTACACCTGCCGCGTCCATCGACGGGGAGACTTCGTGTCCACCAACTCTTGGGCCATCCGACTCAAACCTGACCGGCCGACCAACAGCTGA